GGCACCAGCAGGTCGGTGAGCGGCTGGGGCCAGGTGATCTCCTCGAGCAGGGCCATCCGCTCCTCGTACTCGATGCCGTCGGCCTTCATCTCCGCGATCGCCTCGCCCCGGGCGGCGTGCTGCTGCGCCATCAGCACCTGACGGGGCCCCTCCAGCACCGCCTCGACCACGGACACGACGTCCAGGGCGTAGGTCGGCGCCTCGGGGTCGAGCACGTCGAGGGCGGCGATGGCGAAGAGCGAGAGCGGCTGGTTGAGGGCGAAGTCGGGCGGCAGGTCCACCGTCAGGACGTAGCGCCGGCCGAGCTCGTCCGGCGCGTCGAGCCGGGTGACGGTGCCCGACCGGACCAGCGAGCGGGTCAGTCGCACCGCCCGGCGTACGAGCCGGACCTGCTGGCGACGGTCCTCGTGGTTGTCGGTCAGCAGGCGACGCATCACCGGGAAGGCGTCCTCCTCGCGGGCGAGGACGTTGACGAGCATGCTGTTGTCGACCCGCATCCGGGACTCGAGCGGCTCGGGCACCCCTGCGACGAGCTTGTCGAAGGTCTGGTCGTTCCAGACGACGGTGCCCGGTGGCGGCTTCCGGAGCTGGGCCTTGGAACGCTTGTTGGAGCTGGCGGCCGCCTTCTTCTTCGCCTTCTCGTTGTCGATGACGTGCTCGGGCGCCTGCACCACGACGTGGCCGGCGGTGTCGAAGCCGGCCCTCCCCGCGCGGCCGGCGATCTGCTGGAACTCCCGGACCTTGAGCACCCGTTGCCGGGTCCCGTCGAACTTCGCCAGCCCGCTGAAGAGCACCGTCCGGATCGGCACGTTGATGCCGACGCCGAGGGTGTCGGTGCCGCAGACGACCGTGAGCAGCCCAGCCTGTGCCAGCTGCTCGACGACGCGGCGGTACTTCGGCAGCATCCCGGCGTGGTGGACGCCGATGCCCGCGCGCAGCAACCGGTGAAGGGTCTTGCCGAACCCCGCGCCGAAGCGGACCCCGGCCGTCTGGGCGCCGATCGCCTCGAGCGTGGCGGCGTCCGGCTTGAGCCAGCCCACCTTCGACCGGAGCAGCGCAGTGGCGTGCTCGACCGCGGCCGCCTGCGTGAAGTGGACGACGTAGACCGGTGCCTGGTGGGTCGTCACGAGCTCCTCGAGCGTGTCGCCGAGGGTCTCGGTCGACCACGTGAAGCTGAGCGGGACCGGACGCTCCGCGTCCGCCACCACGGCGGTCTCACGACCGTTGCGCCCGGTGAGGTCCTCCGCCAGCGCCGTGACGTCACCCAACGTCGCCGACATCAGCAGGAACTGCGCCTGCGGAAGCTCCAGCAGCGGCACCTGCCAGGCCCAGCCGCGGCTCGGCTCGGCGTAGAAGTGGAACTCGTCCATCACCACGAGCCCGACGTCGGCGCTGCTGCCCTCGCGCAGCGCGATGTTGGCGAGCACCTCGGCGGTGCAGCAGATGATGGGCGCGTCCGGGTTGACCGACGCGTCGCCGGTCAGCAGGCCGACGTCCTCGGCGCCGAAGACCTCGCAGAGCGCGAAGAACTTCTCGTTGACCAGCGCCTTGATGGGGGCCGTGTAGAAGCTGACACGACCCTCCGCCAGCGCGACCAGGTGTGCCGCCGTCGCGACGAGCGACTTGCCCGAGCCGGTGGGCGTGGCCAGCACGACGTTGCTGCCGCCGTAGAGCTCCAGGACCGCCTCGTCCTGGTGGGGGTAGAGGTCGAGCCCCTGCTCGGCCACCCAGGCGCTGAAGGCGTCGTACGCCGCGTCAGGACCGCCGGTGGCGGCAAGGGGGGCGGAGGGCATGCAGACGATCCAACCATCCCGGGCAGGAGGTCACCCCACCCGTCACAGCGCTCGCGGGATTCCTGCGCTTCCCGGACGTC
This genomic interval from Nocardioides euryhalodurans contains the following:
- a CDS encoding DEAD/DEAH box helicase; this encodes MPSAPLAATGGPDAAYDAFSAWVAEQGLDLYPHQDEAVLELYGGSNVVLATPTGSGKSLVATAAHLVALAEGRVSFYTAPIKALVNEKFFALCEVFGAEDVGLLTGDASVNPDAPIICCTAEVLANIALREGSSADVGLVVMDEFHFYAEPSRGWAWQVPLLELPQAQFLLMSATLGDVTALAEDLTGRNGRETAVVADAERPVPLSFTWSTETLGDTLEELVTTHQAPVYVVHFTQAAAVEHATALLRSKVGWLKPDAATLEAIGAQTAGVRFGAGFGKTLHRLLRAGIGVHHAGMLPKYRRVVEQLAQAGLLTVVCGTDTLGVGINVPIRTVLFSGLAKFDGTRQRVLKVREFQQIAGRAGRAGFDTAGHVVVQAPEHVIDNEKAKKKAAASSNKRSKAQLRKPPPGTVVWNDQTFDKLVAGVPEPLESRMRVDNSMLVNVLAREEDAFPVMRRLLTDNHEDRRQQVRLVRRAVRLTRSLVRSGTVTRLDAPDELGRRYVLTVDLPPDFALNQPLSLFAIAALDVLDPEAPTYALDVVSVVEAVLEGPRQVLMAQQHAARGEAIAEMKADGIEYEERMALLEEITWPQPLTDLLVPLFETYRELHPWLPEDALAPKSVVREMWEQGMGFTDYVARYQLARSEGLLLRYLTDAYRALRQTVPDRHRPPELDDLVEWLGETVRQTDSSLLDEWESLADPDHVRSDVVAHAPPPPPRPLSRQDRAFAVMIRNAMFARVVHCARDDLDALMRLEREAADRVDPPREVVMTRSVWDEALESYYAAHDTLVTDGDARGPTYLVVGEEEQGEPVGAPEGETARIRRVVQTLADPEGHRDWVIEAVVDCDASDETGELVLATTALRRL